The proteins below are encoded in one region of Halococcus sediminicola:
- a CDS encoding YeeE/YedE family protein encodes MELTLLGQTALAGLFPRGISQYAIGGVLIGLGVSTIYLGTAITPGASTFFESTLSYVSKIPRFNRAKYLVSRDWRIVFTLSMVAGAAVYALTLGGGGWTTDVQAWRLLAGGVLVGVGTRLGKGCTSGHGINGIASLSGTSFANVATFMLTAIGAALSMQALGVSP; translated from the coding sequence ATGGAGCTGACACTCTTGGGACAGACGGCGCTCGCGGGACTGTTCCCGCGTGGCATCAGCCAGTACGCCATCGGCGGCGTCCTGATTGGACTAGGAGTTTCGACCATCTACCTCGGAACGGCGATCACGCCGGGTGCGAGCACGTTCTTCGAGTCGACACTATCGTACGTCTCGAAGATCCCACGGTTCAACCGGGCGAAATATCTCGTCTCGCGTGACTGGCGGATCGTCTTCACGCTGAGTATGGTCGCCGGTGCGGCCGTCTACGCGCTCACGCTGGGTGGTGGCGGCTGGACGACCGACGTGCAGGCGTGGCGACTACTCGCCGGTGGCGTCCTCGTCGGCGTCGGCACCCGACTCGGCAAGGGCTGCACCTCTGGCCACGGGATCAACGGGATCGCGTCGCTGTCGGGAACCTCGTTTGCGAACGTCGCGACGTTCATGCTGACGGCGATCGGAGCCGCACTCTCGATGCAAGCGCTGGGGGTGTCGCCATGA
- a CDS encoding DUF6691 family protein: MSSDSRSPLFMPTIVLGGALFGVGLAHSGMAKPEIVLDFLQLQDLGLVFVMGGAAAVTGTVIALATRYLDRAPLTGEQYGKREKTFDRSVLLGGVVFGVGWGISGLCPGSAYASLGIGNFPMLIGIAGMFLGAYAQGYWRSYRESTSGTATPSD, from the coding sequence ATGAGCAGCGACTCACGCAGCCCGCTGTTCATGCCGACGATCGTTCTCGGCGGCGCGCTGTTCGGGGTTGGACTCGCCCACAGCGGGATGGCCAAACCCGAGATCGTCCTGGATTTCCTCCAGTTACAGGACTTGGGACTGGTGTTCGTGATGGGCGGTGCAGCGGCCGTTACCGGAACCGTCATTGCACTTGCGACGCGGTACCTCGACCGTGCGCCGCTCACCGGTGAGCAGTACGGCAAACGCGAGAAGACCTTCGACCGAAGCGTGCTCCTCGGTGGGGTGGTCTTCGGTGTCGGGTGGGGAATCTCAGGGCTCTGTCCCGGCTCCGCGTATGCCAGCCTCGGAATCGGGAACTTCCCCATGCTAATCGGGATCGCTGGAATGTTCCTCGGTGCGTACGCACAGGGCTACTGGCGATCCTATCGAGAGAGCACCAGTGGAACGGCCACGCCAAGCGATTGA
- a CDS encoding DUF2270 domain-containing protein, with the protein MSDDTASFDPTGETERHIGRGMFEEGMGPGSSMAHLYRGEVHRMKFWRERLDNTTNWAITIMAAILTWAFTGNNPHYIVLIGLVMLTVFLVIEARRYRGYDLWRSRVRLMQENVFANALDASKDVSDPHWRRELSEDYRQPKIKIGFEEALAHRLRRVYLPLMVVLLIAWLVRITAFMQASGWPASAAIGPIPGIIVSGVVVTFFTVAAVVACRPRTWKANGELRLTDVDVWGDAEQ; encoded by the coding sequence GTGAGCGACGACACCGCCTCGTTCGATCCGACCGGAGAAACCGAGCGCCACATCGGCCGCGGGATGTTCGAAGAGGGGATGGGTCCCGGCTCGTCGATGGCCCACCTCTACCGCGGCGAAGTCCACCGAATGAAGTTCTGGCGCGAACGCCTCGATAACACGACCAACTGGGCCATCACGATCATGGCTGCTATCCTAACGTGGGCATTCACGGGTAACAACCCCCACTACATCGTGCTGATTGGATTAGTGATGCTCACAGTCTTCCTCGTGATCGAGGCACGCCGGTACCGTGGCTACGACCTCTGGCGCTCGCGCGTGCGATTGATGCAGGAGAACGTCTTCGCGAACGCCCTCGACGCTTCCAAAGACGTCAGCGATCCCCACTGGCGACGCGAACTGAGCGAGGACTACCGCCAGCCGAAGATCAAGATCGGCTTTGAGGAGGCGCTCGCCCATCGGCTCCGTCGAGTGTATCTCCCGCTCATGGTTGTCCTCCTCATCGCGTGGTTGGTCCGCATTACGGCGTTCATGCAGGCGTCCGGGTGGCCCGCAAGCGCCGCAATCGGTCCCATCCCCGGGATCATCGTGTCCGGCGTCGTCGTCACGTTCTTCACCGTGGCGGCGGTGGTCGCCTGTCGGCCACGCACGTGGAAGGCAAACGGCGAACTCCGACTCACGGACGTCGACGTCTGGGGCGACGCCGAACAGTAG
- a CDS encoding helix-turn-helix domain-containing protein: MPDSMADYLRADMECEGLLECFHGLTDLDRDCFEVIVTDEAPLTIDEIADEVDRERSTVYRSVQRLRQAGFVQKEQVNYDQGGYYHVFSPTDPDVVADDMQQMLNDWYAKMGQLIGEFRTKYDTQDQSPAAVES, translated from the coding sequence ATGCCCGACTCAATGGCGGACTACCTCCGCGCAGACATGGAATGCGAGGGCCTCCTCGAATGCTTCCACGGTCTCACCGATCTCGACCGCGACTGTTTCGAAGTCATCGTCACGGACGAAGCACCGCTGACTATCGATGAAATCGCCGACGAGGTCGACCGCGAGCGCTCGACGGTGTATCGATCGGTTCAGCGGCTTCGCCAAGCGGGATTCGTCCAGAAAGAACAGGTCAACTACGACCAAGGTGGCTACTACCACGTCTTCTCGCCAACTGATCCCGATGTCGTTGCAGACGATATGCAGCAGATGTTGAATGACTGGTATGCGAAAATGGGCCAACTCATCGGGGAGTTCCGAACGAAATACGATACTCAAGATCAGTCACCAGCGGCTGTCGAGAGCTAA
- a CDS encoding pyridoxamine 5'-phosphate oxidase family protein, which yields MEIVEDWLDLELDEFLDRPLFCFLAQCSDDGARISPLWYLWEDELVWIIAQLPDRSYPKRVEQFP from the coding sequence ATGGAGATTGTCGAGGACTGGTTAGACCTCGAGCTCGATGAGTTCCTTGACCGTCCCCTATTCTGTTTCCTTGCACAGTGCTCCGACGACGGTGCGCGAATCTCGCCGTTGTGGTACCTCTGGGAAGATGAGCTTGTTTGGATTATTGCCCAACTACCAGACCGCTCATATCCCAAACGTGTCGAGCAGTTCCCTTGA
- a CDS encoding MFS transporter — protein MTIIALCTLAFFATMVARLVISPVVPEIVDTFDSSTGVLGLALTGLWMAYAFAQFPSGVLADRYGERIIILAAIGLTTVASALLALSPSMPVFLVLTLVLGGVAGLHYSVATTFLTRELNNIGTAIGLHNSGAPLAGLVAPIAAAAVSQWFGWRAAIALGAAAAFPIFVLFRWKIRPTEPARPEQPMGDRFALKPVIELLSRRKIAFTAMLAFLFEFIWQATASFLPTFLIAYHGYSVTFASTLFSAYFIIQGLTQPGIGSLSDRYGREEIAALCAVAGIVGYTLLLVGSRLGVLLVGIFLIGVAMGWGAALLPRFVDNLSATERGAGFGLVRTTYMMLSATGSVVVGTVADTAGWGIAFGIFVAFLSVICLALASNRLLDLGF, from the coding sequence GTGACAATCATCGCTCTGTGTACGCTCGCGTTTTTCGCAACGATGGTCGCTCGGTTGGTTATCAGCCCGGTCGTTCCGGAGATCGTTGACACGTTCGATTCCTCAACCGGTGTTCTGGGGCTGGCCTTGACTGGTCTCTGGATGGCGTACGCGTTCGCACAGTTTCCTAGCGGGGTGCTCGCCGATCGGTATGGCGAGCGGATTATCATTCTTGCAGCGATTGGATTGACGACAGTCGCCAGCGCTCTGCTCGCTCTTTCACCGTCGATGCCCGTATTCCTCGTTTTGACGCTGGTTTTGGGTGGGGTTGCTGGCCTGCACTACAGCGTCGCCACGACGTTTCTGACCCGTGAACTGAACAATATCGGTACTGCGATCGGCCTGCACAACTCGGGTGCCCCATTGGCGGGATTGGTAGCGCCGATTGCGGCGGCTGCTGTCAGTCAATGGTTCGGCTGGCGGGCCGCGATCGCGCTCGGGGCCGCAGCTGCGTTCCCGATTTTCGTTCTTTTTCGCTGGAAGATCCGTCCGACCGAGCCGGCACGGCCCGAGCAGCCGATGGGCGATCGGTTCGCCCTCAAGCCGGTCATCGAGTTGCTCTCCCGGCGGAAAATCGCGTTCACTGCTATGCTTGCATTTCTGTTCGAGTTCATCTGGCAGGCGACGGCATCGTTCCTCCCGACCTTTCTGATCGCGTATCACGGTTATTCGGTGACGTTCGCTAGTACGCTGTTTTCGGCGTATTTCATCATCCAAGGACTCACACAACCTGGCATCGGGTCGCTCTCGGATCGGTACGGTCGCGAAGAGATTGCCGCTCTCTGTGCAGTTGCAGGAATCGTGGGGTACACGTTGCTTCTCGTCGGTTCTCGATTAGGCGTCCTTCTCGTTGGCATCTTTCTGATCGGTGTTGCCATGGGCTGGGGAGCGGCACTGTTGCCTCGATTCGTCGATAACCTCTCGGCTACGGAACGCGGTGCGGGATTCGGTCTCGTTCGGACGACGTACATGATGCTGAGTGCGACCGGAAGCGTCGTCGTGGGAACCGTTGCGGATACCGCTGGATGGGGCATCGCGTTCGGGATTTTCGTCGCGTTTCTTTCGGTGATCTGTCTCGCGCTCGCCAGTAATCGTCTGCTCGATCTCGGCTTCTAA
- a CDS encoding aldo/keto reductase translates to MPIGDLPRIGLGTYSDDDQEQWAENVRTALDVGYRAVDTAHAYGNEQYVGEGIATSSVDREEIFVATKTVHLDLPSSSDEVGAAIDGCLDRLGVEYVDLLYVHWPSGIYDHEEILPTFDEAYETGKARHIGLSNFTPELLDEAREVLDAPLAAHQVEMHPLRPQKELHEYAQRHDHWLVAYSPIAKGEVFDVPEIETVAEKHDVTPPQVSIAWLLAKDNVAVIPKASSKAHMRDNLAARELTLDAEDITRIDSIERRYRVVDPEHAPWN, encoded by the coding sequence ATGCCAATCGGTGACCTGCCGCGGATCGGTTTGGGAACGTACTCCGACGACGATCAAGAGCAGTGGGCCGAAAACGTGCGGACGGCGCTCGATGTCGGCTATCGTGCTGTCGACACGGCCCATGCCTACGGTAACGAACAGTATGTCGGCGAGGGGATCGCCACTTCGTCCGTCGATCGAGAAGAGATCTTTGTCGCGACAAAAACCGTCCACCTAGACCTGCCATCGAGTTCGGACGAGGTCGGCGCGGCGATCGACGGCTGTCTCGATCGCCTGGGTGTCGAATACGTCGATCTGCTATACGTCCACTGGCCATCGGGCATCTACGATCACGAGGAAATCTTGCCCACCTTCGATGAAGCCTACGAGACAGGGAAGGCCCGCCATATCGGCCTCTCGAATTTCACTCCAGAGTTGCTCGACGAAGCTCGCGAGGTCCTCGATGCCCCACTTGCTGCTCACCAAGTCGAGATGCATCCACTGCGGCCACAGAAAGAGCTTCACGAGTACGCTCAGCGCCACGACCACTGGCTAGTTGCCTACTCTCCGATCGCGAAAGGCGAGGTATTCGACGTCCCCGAAATCGAGACGGTCGCCGAAAAACACGATGTGACACCGCCACAGGTGAGCATCGCGTGGCTGCTCGCCAAGGACAACGTCGCCGTGATTCCGAAAGCCAGCAGCAAAGCCCATATGCGCGACAACCTTGCCGCCCGAGAGCTCACCCTCGATGCCGAGGATATCACACGAATCGATTCTATCGAACGCAGATATCGGGTCGTCGATCCGGAGCACGCCCCCTGGAATTGA
- a CDS encoding linear amide C-N hydrolase, whose amino-acid sequence MCSRLVYLGSEGRVLTGRSMDWTREIGSNIWTFPRGSERNVEADLPYESWTAQYGSVVTTAYDICTTDGMNERGLMANLLWLPESEYPNWDGEESALPISMWAQYMLDNFATVAEAVEAAQNDDFVIVTQRLPDDDRFAALHLSLSDPTGDSAIMEFIDGELVIHHDRDYQVMTNSPTFDKQLALAEYWDEIGGTVMLPGTNRPADRFVRARFYTSAIPQVEDRRAATASVFSVIRNVSVPYGLSTPDAPHISSTRWRTVADHKDRIYYFESAFTPNVFWVNLDAIDFSSETSAKTLQLGPQQSNTFSGEVSDELVASDSFKFLRPHGE is encoded by the coding sequence ATGTGTAGCCGTCTGGTCTACCTTGGCTCTGAAGGTCGTGTTCTTACTGGTCGATCGATGGACTGGACACGAGAAATCGGCTCTAATATTTGGACTTTCCCTCGTGGTAGTGAGCGCAACGTCGAGGCCGACCTCCCGTACGAGAGCTGGACAGCTCAGTACGGTAGCGTGGTCACTACCGCCTACGATATCTGCACTACCGACGGAATGAACGAACGCGGTTTGATGGCTAATCTGTTATGGCTCCCCGAGTCCGAATATCCCAATTGGGACGGCGAAGAGTCCGCTCTGCCGATCTCGATGTGGGCTCAGTATATGCTCGACAACTTCGCGACCGTGGCCGAAGCCGTTGAGGCGGCTCAAAACGACGACTTCGTCATCGTCACACAGCGGCTACCTGATGATGACCGGTTCGCGGCGTTGCATCTGTCCTTGTCAGATCCAACCGGTGATAGCGCAATCATGGAGTTCATCGACGGCGAGCTGGTCATTCACCACGATCGCGATTATCAGGTGATGACTAACTCGCCAACGTTCGACAAACAGCTCGCACTCGCCGAATATTGGGACGAAATCGGCGGCACTGTTATGCTTCCAGGAACGAACCGGCCAGCGGACCGATTTGTGCGTGCTCGATTTTACACCAGTGCTATTCCACAGGTCGAGGATCGTCGTGCCGCGACCGCGAGCGTGTTCAGTGTGATCCGCAATGTGTCCGTCCCCTACGGGCTCAGCACACCAGATGCACCACATATCTCGTCAACGCGCTGGCGTACTGTTGCAGACCACAAAGACCGGATCTACTACTTCGAATCGGCGTTCACGCCGAACGTGTTCTGGGTGAACCTCGATGCAATCGATTTTTCGTCTGAAACAAGCGCGAAGACCCTCCAGCTGGGGCCACAACAGTCAAATACGTTTTCCGGCGAGGTGTCGGATGAACTGGTCGCCAGCGATTCGTTCAAATTTTTGAGGCCACACGGCGAGTAG
- a CDS encoding ATP-binding cassette domain-containing protein, with translation MKTGECRASLSKTFSALRVCWDNDLDRRVQEYSGGMVRKLELTATLSVDVPLYLLDEPTAELDLTSVDQFHAILDERVNQRATVVMTSPTPRDAYAADRVVFVADGQIVAEGDPDAVLESVPPVVMVTARVDAEDVRECVRTGQLFESDTARRGFLASKTDPTVIEGLNDACIDEPKWVDFSNYYVHISPQKTNDGS, from the coding sequence ATGAAGACCGGCGAGTGTCGGGCGTCCCTGTCGAAGACGTTTTCCGCATTGCGGGTGTGCTGGGACAACGACCTTGACCGGAGAGTACAGGAATACTCCGGAGGGATGGTCCGCAAGCTCGAACTCACAGCCACGCTAAGTGTTGATGTACCCCTCTATCTGCTCGATGAACCGACCGCTGAACTCGATCTCACGTCCGTCGACCAGTTCCATGCAATTCTCGACGAGCGAGTGAATCAGAGAGCGACGGTCGTCATGACGAGTCCCACACCACGTGATGCTTACGCGGCTGACAGAGTTGTGTTCGTGGCAGATGGACAGATCGTCGCCGAGGGCGACCCTGATGCGGTACTCGAATCAGTGCCACCAGTTGTCATGGTGACTGCTCGCGTGGACGCCGAAGACGTCCGCGAGTGTGTCCGTACCGGTCAACTTTTCGAGAGTGACACGGCTCGCCGCGGTTTTCTTGCCAGTAAGACTGATCCGACGGTTATTGAGGGACTCAACGACGCATGTATCGACGAGCCGAAGTGGGTAGACTTTTCCAATTACTACGTCCATATTTCCCCACAGAAAACGAACGATGGTAGCTGA
- a CDS encoding PHP domain-containing protein has translation MASTVTPQFLARGAAGLAGLTGSAGFLYLMGAFGPVSCGQANRGVAAVRLLRVRGVRLVSIICLAVPVGTPRCFSSGHWFSWVSSFSDTDERHALIDRYFEKLVELADAELFDIAAHPDLIERNPALRGFIDEEHYRKAAAAFERSQTVAEINAGRVFSEYGEFHPAPNFLDILTETNVVMAVGTDSHRPNEIDDRIDRIDDLLDEHGISPAEIP, from the coding sequence ATGGCTTCAACGGTCACTCCTCAGTTTCTTGCCCGTGGTGCTGCTGGGCTAGCTGGTCTCACTGGTTCGGCTGGATTTCTTTATTTGATGGGTGCGTTTGGCCCTGTTTCTTGTGGACAAGCCAATCGGGGAGTAGCAGCGGTGAGGTTACTACGAGTCAGGGGTGTGAGGCTGGTATCGATTATCTGTTTGGCAGTACCGGTGGGAACGCCTCGGTGTTTTTCTTCTGGGCACTGGTTCTCTTGGGTCTCGTCATTCTCGGATACTGACGAGCGTCACGCGCTTATTGACCGGTATTTCGAGAAGCTCGTGGAGCTCGCCGATGCCGAACTGTTCGATATCGCTGCACATCCAGATCTTATCGAGCGGAATCCAGCACTGCGGGGGTTCATCGACGAAGAACACTACCGCAAGGCCGCAGCGGCGTTCGAGCGCTCACAGACTGTCGCTGAAATCAACGCCGGGCGTGTCTTTTCCGAGTATGGTGAGTTTCACCCAGCTCCGAATTTCCTCGACATACTCACCGAAACCAATGTGGTGATGGCGGTCGGTACGGATTCCCATCGTCCAAACGAAATCGACGATCGCATTGATCGCATTGACGACCTGCTCGACGAACACGGAATTTCACCGGCAGAGATTCCGTGA
- a CDS encoding DUF5518 domain-containing protein: MPGLSLRRRFDSVWKYGLVGGFVSIPLTVALSAWTSSNVQLSANGVFLGAVLAGYLAASASKEAANAGILAGLVGGIPATLCGQLGGWLDSPMGLYWSGRTYSPRSPFSLWLPLHSLRFRCWLGTLVGSSAGGSRRKSTHVGHVVSGANLTTFMP; the protein is encoded by the coding sequence ATGCCCGGCCTGAGTCTTCGCCGCCGATTCGATAGCGTGTGGAAATATGGGCTCGTCGGCGGTTTCGTCTCGATCCCACTCACAGTCGCACTTTCGGCATGGACGAGCTCGAACGTTCAGCTTTCCGCCAACGGTGTCTTTTTGGGTGCTGTACTCGCTGGCTATCTCGCGGCGAGCGCTTCGAAAGAGGCAGCCAACGCCGGAATTCTCGCCGGCCTCGTTGGTGGCATCCCCGCAACCCTGTGTGGGCAGTTGGGTGGCTGGTTGGACTCCCCGATGGGCCTATACTGGTCTGGTCGAACCTACTCGCCGAGATCGCCCTTCTCACTCTGGCTACCCTTGCACTCGTTACGTTTTCGATGCTGGTTGGGGACATTGGTGGGTTCGTCGGCGGGTGGCTCTCGAAGAAAGTCCACTCACGTCGGACACGTGGTGTCGGGAGCTAACCTCACAACATTCATGCCCTGA
- a CDS encoding type II CAAX endopeptidase family protein: protein MGEESSIARKHPVAIFFFATFVCSWLVWIGGDTLLGTEVEPNSSLWTVPAAFGPPIAAALVLRATDGDLRTWASQALKWRIKVRWYLAAVAIPVLLQAFSVLVIGLIGASVFYRPTDQFVFSFLFVFFVGGGQEELGWRGFALPRLQAAYGAFAASLIIGIVWATWHFPVYLIGEGPIAAPALFLTLRVIPESIIITWLYNSTNGSVLICMIFHAMYNVGYLFSSPASFQFPGGTEIPLSTIIEPVIWWTAALIVLSIYGGRYLARTPQPDSAAVRKDESSTAD from the coding sequence ATGGGCGAGGAATCATCGATCGCGCGGAAGCACCCTGTTGCCATATTCTTCTTTGCGACCTTTGTGTGTTCGTGGCTTGTGTGGATTGGCGGTGATACTCTTCTAGGGACGGAGGTAGAACCCAATAGTTCTCTATGGACTGTACCGGCAGCGTTCGGTCCACCGATCGCTGCTGCGCTTGTTCTTCGAGCCACAGACGGTGACTTGCGGACATGGGCTTCACAGGCACTCAAGTGGCGAATCAAAGTTCGATGGTATCTCGCAGCGGTAGCTATTCCAGTTCTCTTGCAAGCATTCTCTGTACTGGTGATCGGTCTCATCGGTGCTTCCGTATTCTACAGGCCAACCGATCAGTTCGTCTTCAGCTTCCTATTTGTTTTCTTTGTTGGAGGAGGTCAAGAAGAGCTTGGATGGCGAGGATTTGCTCTCCCACGGTTACAAGCAGCCTATGGGGCGTTTGCTGCTAGCCTGATCATTGGCATCGTTTGGGCGACCTGGCACTTCCCGGTCTATCTTATTGGTGAAGGCCCTATTGCTGCTCCGGCACTCTTTCTCACACTTCGGGTCATTCCCGAGTCAATCATCATTACATGGCTATACAACAGCACCAACGGGAGCGTTCTAATCTGTATGATATTTCACGCGATGTACAACGTCGGCTACCTCTTCAGCTCGCCCGCCAGCTTTCAGTTTCCTGGGGGTACTGAAATCCCTCTCTCAACTATTATTGAACCAGTCATATGGTGGACCGCAGCGCTCATTGTTCTCAGTATCTATGGTGGACGCTACCTCGCACGGACACCACAACCGGATTCTGCTGCTGTCAGAAAGGATGAGTCCAGCACCGCTGATTGA
- a CDS encoding HVO_A0114 family putative DNA-binding protein encodes MALADTLDRDYRLVHDDVGVLDQYGLIFVVNEGQTKRSYVPYQRVHPDVELAGDADNADHALAS; translated from the coding sequence GTGGCGCTTGCGGACACTCTCGATCGCGACTATCGTCTGGTTCACGACGACGTGGGAGTCCTCGATCAGTACGGTCTCATCTTCGTCGTCAACGAAGGCCAGACAAAACGGTCCTACGTTCCCTACCAGCGGGTTCACCCCGATGTCGAACTCGCTGGCGATGCCGATAATGCCGACCATGCTCTTGCATCCTGA